A stretch of the Marmota flaviventris isolate mMarFla1 chromosome 12, mMarFla1.hap1, whole genome shotgun sequence genome encodes the following:
- the LOC139707803 gene encoding E-selectin-like, with translation MIASQILSTLTFVLLIKDSAGWTYNVSRRRMTYDEASAYCQQRYTHLVAIQNKEEIEYLNATLSYSPSYYWIGIRKVNGVWIWVGTQKPLTEEAKNWAPGEPNNKQKNEDCVEIYIKRPEGSGMWNDERCSKRKLALCYTAACTQASCSGHGECIETINNYTCRCHPGFSGLECEHAVTCKAQKDPEHGRLVCTSPFGTFSYNSSCSVSCDSGYLPSSVETTQCTSSGEWSAPLPTCRAVQCNALPVPLNGSVKCSPSPTGEFTYRSSCTFHCDDGFDLHGSAQLECTSQGQWTHEVPSCQVVQCSSLAAPGKVNMSCSGEPVSGTVCEFACPEGWMLNGSAALTCGATGHWSGTLPTCEAPPESSTPLAAGLSAAGFSLLSLTSFLLWLLKYFRKKARKFVPASSCQSLESHGNYQIPSDFI, from the exons ATGATTGCTTCACAGATTCTCTCCACTCTCACTTTTG TGCTCCTCATTAAAGACAGCGCGGGCTGGACTTACAATGTGTCCAGGAGAAGGATGACTTATGATGAGGCCAGTGCTTACTGTCAGCAAAGGTACACACACCTGGTCGCAATTCAAAACAAAGAGGAGATCGAGTACCTGAACGCCACTTTGAGCTATTCTCCAAGTTATTACTGGATTGGCATCAGAAAAGTCAACGGTGTGTGGATCTGGGTGGGGACCCAGAAGCCCCTGACTGAAGAAGCCAAGAACTGGGCTCCAGGAGAACCCAATAATAAGCAGAAAAACGAGGACTGCGTGGAGATCTACATCAAGAGACCAGAAGGTTCCGGCATGTGGAATGACGAAAGATGCAGTAAAAGGAAGCTCGCGCTGTGCTATACAG CTGCCTGCACCCAAGCCTCCTGTAGCGGCCACGGGGAGTGTATAGAGACCATCAACAACTACACCTGCAGGTGCCACCCCGGCTTCAGTGGACTCGAGTGTGAGCACG CTGTGACCTGTAAAGCACAGAAAGACCCTGAGCACGGGAGGCTGGTTTGCACTTCACCCTTTGGGACCTTCAGCTACAATTCCTCCTGCTCCGTCAGCTGTGACAGTGGCTACCTGCCAAGCAGCGTGGAGACCACCCAGTGTACGTCCTCTGGGGAATGGAGTGCTCCTCTTCCCACCTGCAGAG CTGTGCAGTGCAATGCTCTCCCTGTGCCCCTGAATGGCTCCGTGAAGTGCTCTCCTTCCCCTACTGGAGAGTTCACCTACAGGTCCTCTTGCACCTTCCACTGTGACGATGGCTTTGACTTACATGGATCAGCTCAACTGGAGTGCACATCTCAGGGGCAGTGGACACACGAGGTCCCCTCCTGCCAAG TGGTACAGTGTTCAAGCCTGGCAGCTCCAGGAAAGGTCAACATGAGCTGCAGTGGGGAGCCTGTGTCTGGCACTGTGTGTGAGTTTGCATGTCCTGAGGGCTGGATGCTCAATGGCTCTGCAGCTCTGACATGTGGTGCCACAGGACACTGGTCTGGGACGCTGCCTACCTGTGAAG CTCCCCCTGAGTCCAGCACTCCCTTGGCAGCTGGACTTTCTGCTGCAGGATTCTCCCTCCTGTCATTGACGTCATTCCTCCTCTGGCTTCTGAAATACTTTCGGAAGAAAG caAGGAAATTTGTTCCTGCCAG cagctgccaaagccttGAATCCCATGGAAACTACCAGATACCTTCGGATTTCATCTAA